In Streptomyces canus, one DNA window encodes the following:
- a CDS encoding LLM class F420-dependent oxidoreductase — MKETIGKYGIWNGGGLRAEDPSLRGERAEAAAELAELGFGAIWLGGSSSAANAAPLLEATSRIAVGTSIQSIWDHEPGAAAASFADLNAAHPGRFVLGLGVSHAKIADRYRRPYSALVAYLDALDEAGVPAEGRVLAALGPKTIELARDRAAGSIPYLITAEQTARSRELLGEAPLLAPELKVVLESDPAKARTLARDYLAIYLGLPNYTNNFLRNGFTEDDLKDGGSDRLVDAVYAWGTDEEIRARIDEFIEAGADHVALQIVDGGPRYDLPREAWRRLASLLG, encoded by the coding sequence ATGAAGGAGACCATCGGAAAGTACGGCATCTGGAATGGCGGCGGCCTGCGCGCGGAGGACCCGTCCCTGCGGGGCGAACGCGCCGAGGCCGCCGCCGAGTTGGCGGAGCTCGGGTTCGGCGCGATCTGGCTGGGCGGCAGCAGTTCGGCCGCCAACGCCGCCCCGCTGCTCGAGGCGACCTCCCGGATCGCCGTCGGCACCAGCATCCAGAGCATCTGGGACCACGAACCCGGGGCCGCCGCCGCGAGCTTCGCCGACCTGAACGCCGCCCATCCCGGCCGTTTCGTCCTGGGCCTGGGCGTCAGCCACGCCAAGATCGCGGACCGGTACCGGCGCCCGTACTCGGCCCTGGTGGCCTACCTCGACGCCCTGGACGAGGCGGGAGTCCCGGCCGAGGGGCGCGTGCTGGCCGCGCTGGGCCCCAAAACCATCGAGCTGGCCCGGGACCGCGCGGCCGGCTCGATCCCGTATCTGATCACCGCGGAGCAGACCGCACGGTCCCGCGAACTCCTGGGCGAGGCTCCCCTGTTGGCCCCGGAGCTGAAGGTCGTCCTCGAATCGGACCCCGCGAAGGCCCGGACCCTCGCCCGCGATTACCTCGCCATCTACCTGGGCCTGCCCAACTACACCAACAACTTCCTCCGCAACGGCTTCACGGAGGACGACCTGAAGGACGGCGGCAGCGACCGCCTGGTCGACGCGGTCTACGCCTGGGGCACGGACGAGGAGATCCGCGCCCGCATCGACGAGTTCATCGAGGCGGGCGCGGACCACGTGGCCCTGCAGATCGTGGACGGAGGTCCGCGCTACGACCTCCCCAGGGAGGCCTGGCGCAGGCTGGCGTCGCTGCTGGGGTGA